Proteins encoded together in one Larus michahellis chromosome 4, bLarMic1.1, whole genome shotgun sequence window:
- the C4H11orf24 gene encoding uncharacterized protein C11orf24 homolog isoform X1, which yields MWVGEVGKEGGSLAAPSTDLPPFTALHWATTRAESGSFKARPSSYLAVFFFFFNSLFIAMKQCVQYTVCSDPFSLLFSGNHRCNWSVPYQNHCILLRCHQLSVCQNVGEEDIKDLLGEIVRRKRETVLFHHQGYPQKKERMVNARVDRHNMENLFSSTARTHKIHFRHLLEYKSEDVTTNATTETTTTATTATETTITATTTTATTATGMVTTATAVTTNVTNATVLTTAYKTTANGSNAPGGSHLLDEAMSSNAAAPTYGNISVSASSPVTKLVTTTEKSGNNSAVSVLSLSSSAPLTLISEANTQMRQTERFNPDTTTSSPPRSSSPTTVGAGQKTLNTSLTTLIPQDAGTSSTASTRAMVLTTASTAVTTAAHRIKSTPHAFSTTTAPADAPKTTASGLAETRDRDNEYLLIAAEPLTQYLVDKSSLLAVLLVGTFFFITVIVLFLMQAYESYKKKDYTQVDYLINGMYVDSEI from the exons ATGTGGGTAGGTGAGGTGGGCAAGGAAGGGGGTTCGCTTGCTGCCCCTAGCAcagacttgcctccattcacagcTCTCCATTGGGCTACCACTAGGGCTGAGTCAGGATCCTTTAAGGCCAGACCTTCCAGCTatcttgctgtctttttttttttttttaattctttatttataGCCATGAAGCAGTGTGTTCAGTATACTGTGTGTAGCGAcccattttctctgctgttttcaggTAACCATCGCTGTAATTGGTCTGTGCCCTATCAGAATCACTGCATCCTTTTGCGTTGTCACCAGCTGAGCGTGTGCCAGAATGTTGGAGAGGAAGATATCAAAGATCTGCTTGGAG aaattgtcagaaggaaaagggaaacagTCCTGTTTCACCACCAAGGCTATCCACAGAAAAAGGAGAGGATGGTGAATGCACGGGTTGACCGACACAACATGGAAAACCTGTTTTCTTCAACTGCTCGGACTCACAAGATTCACTTCAGGCACTTGCTTGAGTACAAGAGTGAAGATGTAACAACAAATGCAACCACTGAGACGACCACCACTGCAACGACTGCCACTGAGACGACCATCACTGCGACGACCACCACTGCAACGACTGCCACTGGGATGGTCACCACTGCCACAGCTGTAACAACAAACGTTACAAATGCAACTGTCCTCACTACAGCTTACAAAACAACTGCCAATGGCTCAAATGCCCCTGGAGGTTCTCATCTCCTTGATGAAGCCATGTCATCCAATGCCGCTGCTCCTACTTATGGTAACATCTCTGTTTCCGCATCCAGCCCTGTCACCAAGCTTGTGACCACCactgaaaaatcaggaaataataGCGCTGTCTCAGTGTTGTCCCTCTCTTCTTCTGCTCCCCTCACTCTCATTTCTGAAGCAAATACTCAAATGCGTCAAACAGAGCGGTTTAACCCagacaccaccaccagcagccctcCTCGCTCTAGTAGCCCCACCACTGTTGGAGCTGGCCAGAAGACACTGAACACATCATTGACCACCCTCATCCCACAGGATGCAGGAACGTCTTCCACTGCTTCCACTCGTGCCATGGTTTTAACTACTGCTTCTACAGCAGTAACTACCGCTGCGCATCGGATAAAGTCAACGCCTCACGCTTTTTCAACAACCACAGCTCCAGCAGATGCACCCAAAACAACAGCTTCGGGCCTTGCAGAAACTCGGGACAGGGATAATGAGTATCTTCTCATTGCTGCCGAGCCCCTGACTCAGTACTTGGTGGATAAGAGTTCGCTTCTTGCAGTTCTTCTGGTTGGTACGTTTTTTTTCATAACTGTTATAGTTCTTTTCCTTATGCAGGCCTACGAGAGCTACAAGAAGAAGGACTATACACAAGTGGATTACCTTATCAATGGAATGTATGTGGACTCGGAGATAtga